A segment of the Geoalkalibacter sp. genome:
GACTTCCGCCACGGGCATGACCGCCCAGCAGCTCAACATGGACGTCATTTCCAACAACCTGGCCAACGTCAACACCGCCGGCTTCAAGAAAAGCCGCGCCGACTTCCAGGATCTGCTCTACCAGACCAGCCGCACCGCCGGTTCGGAATCGGTGGAAGGCAACGAGGTGCCCACGGGCATTCAGGTCGGCCTGGGGGCGCGCGCCGCGGCGGTGCAGAAGGTCTTCACCGTGGGCGATCTCATGCAGACCGGCAACGATCTGGACCTGGCCATCGAAGGCGCGGGCTTTTTCCGCATCGAGCTGCCCGGCGGCGAGGAAGCCTACACCCGGGCGGGGGCCTTCAAGAAGGACGGCACCGGCCGCCTGGTGACGTCCGACGGCTATCCCCTGCTGCCGCAGATCATCATTCCCGAGAACACCACGCGCCTCACCGTCACCGAGGACGGCGCGGTCAACGTGTTTCTCGACGGCAACAATCAGGCCAACCAGGTCGGCAACCTGGAGCTGGCCAAGTTCAGCAACCCCGCCGGGCTCTCCGCCATGGGCCGCAGCCTCTTCCAGGAGACTCCCGCCTCCGGCGCCGCCGTGTTCGGCACCCCCGGCCAGGAGGGTTTCGGCGCCATCGCCCAGGGTTTCCTGGAAGGCTCCAACGTCAGCGTCATGGAAGAAATGGTGAGCATGATCGCCACCCAGCGCGCCTACGAGATCAACTCCAAGGCGATCCGCACCGCCGACGAAATGCTGCAGATGGTCAACAATCTGGTGTAAGGCTTCGGGTTGGGCCCAAAGCTTGCAAAAACGGACATCATGAAACGGATTCTCGTCATTATTCTCCTGGGCCTGCTGATGCTGCCCGCCGTCGCGGCGCGGGCCGCCGAGGGCGGCACGACCATCGGCCCGGCCCAGATCCGCGAACTGCTCGAGGACTACCTCCACGAGAAGCGCGGGGTGCTGCCCCAGGCCGAGGTGCGCGTCAAGTCCATGGAAACCGTCGCGCCCTTCACCCTGCCGCCGGGGCGGGTGAGCCACGAGATCACCCCGTCGGATCCGCAGATCCTCAACAGCCGCCGCTTCACCTTCGTGTTCCGCGTGGACGGCCGGGTGCAGAAAAACCAGTCCTATCGCGTGGAGCTCGAAGCCCTGGCGCCGGTGGCGGTGGCCGCCCTGGATCTGTCACGGGGCGTGGTGCTCGGCGAGCGCGACATCAATTTCGTCGAGATGGATCTTTCCCGGGTGCGCAATCCGGCGCTCTCCGCCGACGATCTGGTGGGCCGGGTGCTCAAGCGCTCGGTCAAGCTGGGTGAGCCCCTGGATCGCGGCATCGTCGAGGAACCCTCCCTGGTCGCCCGCGGCGAGGTCGTGACCATCATCGCCCAGCGCGGCGCCCTGCGGCTGAGCGCCACGGGCGTAGCGCGCGACGCGGGCAAGCTCGGCGACACCATTCGTATTCGCAACAGCGCCTCCCAGCAGGAAATCCTCTGCCAGGTGGTGGCGCCGGCGACGGTCAAAGTGGAGTTCTGAGGATGAAGACTTATGTGTGGCGGGCCGCCGCGGCCCTGATCCTGGCCCTGAGCGCCGGCGGCTGCGCCGGGCATGGCGCCTCCAACGCGGCCAATGCCTTTGGTCCGAGCGAGGTGGTCATCGTGCCCGAGACGCCCAAGACGCCCGGCTCCCTGTGGACCAACAGCCAGGGCGGGCTGCTCTCCGACGTCAAGGGCCGCTACGTGGGCGACATCGTCACCGTGGCCATTTTCGAGCGCGCCAGCGCGAGCAAGGAAGCCTCCACCTCCGCCGGGCGCAAGAGCAGCGCCTCGGCCGGCATCTCGCGCCTCTTCGGCCTGGAGAAGTCCATCGCCTCCATCAACAGCAGCATCGATCCCGACCGCCTGGTCGGCGCCAACTACGAAAACAACTTCTCGGGATCGGGTTCCACCACGCGCAAGGAAGACCTGGTGGCGACCATCACCACCCAGGTGGTGGAGGTGCTGCCCAACGGCAACCTGCGCATCGACGGCAGCAAGAACGTCATCGTCAACAACGAGGAGCAGATCATCCGCCTGGCGGGCGTGGTGCGCCCCGCCGACATCACCGCCGGCAACGTGGTCGATTCCAAGCACATTCTCGACGCGCGCATCGCCTACACCGGCAAGGGCGTGATCAGCGACAAGCAGCGCCAGGGCTGGCTGGTGCGCCTCCTCGACACCGTCACCCCCTTCTAAGGACGAGGCCGGCATGTCCCTGAAGAAAACATC
Coding sequences within it:
- the flgG gene encoding flagellar basal-body rod protein FlgG, which gives rise to TSATGMTAQQLNMDVISNNLANVNTAGFKKSRADFQDLLYQTSRTAGSESVEGNEVPTGIQVGLGARAAAVQKVFTVGDLMQTGNDLDLAIEGAGFFRIELPGGEEAYTRAGAFKKDGTGRLVTSDGYPLLPQIIIPENTTRLTVTEDGAVNVFLDGNNQANQVGNLELAKFSNPAGLSAMGRSLFQETPASGAAVFGTPGQEGFGAIAQGFLEGSNVSVMEEMVSMIATQRAYEINSKAIRTADEMLQMVNNLV
- the flgA gene encoding flagellar basal body P-ring formation chaperone FlgA, producing the protein MKRILVIILLGLLMLPAVAARAAEGGTTIGPAQIRELLEDYLHEKRGVLPQAEVRVKSMETVAPFTLPPGRVSHEITPSDPQILNSRRFTFVFRVDGRVQKNQSYRVELEALAPVAVAALDLSRGVVLGERDINFVEMDLSRVRNPALSADDLVGRVLKRSVKLGEPLDRGIVEEPSLVARGEVVTIIAQRGALRLSATGVARDAGKLGDTIRIRNSASQQEILCQVVAPATVKVEF
- a CDS encoding flagellar basal body L-ring protein FlgH; translated protein: MKTYVWRAAAALILALSAGGCAGHGASNAANAFGPSEVVIVPETPKTPGSLWTNSQGGLLSDVKGRYVGDIVTVAIFERASASKEASTSAGRKSSASAGISRLFGLEKSIASINSSIDPDRLVGANYENNFSGSGSTTRKEDLVATITTQVVEVLPNGNLRIDGSKNVIVNNEEQIIRLAGVVRPADITAGNVVDSKHILDARIAYTGKGVISDKQRQGWLVRLLDTVTPF